Proteins from a single region of Gossypium arboreum isolate Shixiya-1 chromosome 1, ASM2569848v2, whole genome shotgun sequence:
- the LOC108482306 gene encoding dof zinc finger protein DOF5.4-like, protein MQDIHLIGGGRVFSGGGGGGGGDRRLGLQHQQQNNQALKCPRCDSLNTKFCYYNNYNLSQPRHFCKSCRRYWTKGGVLRNVPVGGGCRKAKRSKTKPSSESTTVAAAALAQPQSQQHLDQRKANSHSSSDSSSLIAANSNVAVTNKNNNNDSSTGGMAEAVSAVTSHSNNINVSESKLYGNPNNLVFEAGLLEQRSESGIFPEIGSFTSLVTSSNNETSSFGFGTVLNGQGQWRQQKMMSVGGEEITGELLDQTMQVELSNLHGRSESGFGPLDWQGCGDQPFFDLPNDVDQSYWSQSQWSDQEHTTLYLP, encoded by the coding sequence ATGCAAGACATCCACTTGATCGGAGGTGGCCGAGTATTCAGCGGCGGCGGCGGAGGTGGCGGAGGAGATAGAAGGTTAGGACTGCAACACCAACAACAAAACAACCAGGCACTCAAGTGCCCACGTTGCGACTCACTTAACACGAAGTTCTGTTACTACAACAACTACAATCTCTCTCAGCCACGTCATTTCTGCAAGAGCTGCCGTCGTTACTGGACCAAAGGTGGTGTCCTTCGTAACGTCCCCGTTGGTGGTGGTTGCCGCAAAGCCAAGCGTTCGAAAACCAAGCCTTCATCCGAATCCACGACAGTCGCCGCCGCGGCCCTTGCACAGCCACAATCACAGCAACACCTTGATCAACGTAAAGCGAATTCTCATTCTAGCAGCGACAGTTCGAGTCTTATTGCAGCTAATTCTAACGTTGCAGTGACaaataaaaacaacaacaacgATAGTTCTACAGGCGGCATGGCGGAGGCGGTGTCGGCAGTAACGTCTCATTCAAACAATATAAATGTAAGCGAGTCGAAGTTGTATGGAAACCCCAACAATTTAGTCTTCGAGGCAGGATTACTGGAACAAAGATCAGAATCGGGGATTTTTCCGGAGATTGGGAGTTTTACGAGCTTGGTTACTTCGTCAAACAATGAAACGTCGTCGTTTGGTTTCGGTACGGTATTAAATGGGCAAGGACAGTGGCGGCAGCAAAAGATGATGAGTGTTGGAGGGGAGGAAATCACCGGGGAATTGCTCGACCAGACGATGCAGGTTGAGCTTTCAAATTTGCATGGTAGATCGGAGAGTGGATTTGGACCGTTGGATTGGCAAGGGTGTGGAGATCAACCGTTCTTTGATCTTCCTAATGATGTTGACCAATCGTATTGGAGTCAAAGTCAATGGTCTGATCAAGAACATACGACCCTCTATCTACCGTAA